Below is a genomic region from Venturia canescens isolate UGA chromosome 1, ASM1945775v1, whole genome shotgun sequence.
aaaaatgaatattaaaaGGGGTGGAATAAAACGGgatgaaagagtttgaatgaATTGTTTGTTGTGCAGGCACGACGATCGAGGATACAGCAGTGACGCCCACGCCATCGGCTACGCCTTCGGCGGCGATAGGCGGCCAGAGAACTGGTATTCGAAGCCCAGGAGTCGTCAGTGACCCTGCAATAGACGAACACTTCAAAAGGTCCCTCGGCCTTAAAGACTACGCAGCTGTTTTCAAcgcatcctcgaccaccgacAAGGAAACTGGCCTCAGTGGTGAGCCTATTTTCATCACCGATTCGTCCGAATctgcaaaacaaaacaattgtTTAACGTAACGAATAATTTGGTGTCgagaaaatattccaaatggaaaaataaacttttcaaaattaagTTGAAATCATTGGTCCGactgcaatttttatttctatcggcCATTCGTAGATGAATGAGAAAATCTTTTGATGCAAAAAATGGATATAATTATTTGGGGAACTtgacttcattgttattttccATCCCTCCATATGTTAAAAttgaaatcatttgaaaaaaagtatgaaaattgaaatgctTTCCTTTGCATCGAAAAATCGTATGGAATATTTAAACTCACTTGCTTTTCTACGTTGATTTTACAGAAGAGTAATTATTTTGCATGTTCGAGTgatcgattgaattttttgagagGATCACCTCGATATGACGTAGTAACGAAAATGAATTGATTGATTGGCACATGAATTTGTTCGTTGCAGTGGACGATCATTTCGCGAAAGCTCTGGGCGAGACGTGGACGAGGCTGCAGGCGACGGGACGTAGCAAGGAATCGACATAACCCGCGTCGACCTCGGAGCATCGTGACAACCGTAAATTCGCTCCGAGTTCTTACAACAcgaggagcaaaaaaaatcacaaattcgATGCTTCGCTCATGAGACTAGAAAAAGAGACATAAGGTCCTGTTAATTTTTGATTTGCctgt
It encodes:
- the LOC122416537 gene encoding transcription cofactor vestigial-like protein 4 isoform X2 — encoded protein: MSAVESALEVLSRAATMVQEERPKSTSLHRKPSSAWRRERRRDPIQSEALDMSAARVHHHNRPSVIVPAAPQPGTTIEDTAVTPTPSATPSAAIGGQRTGIRSPGVVSDPAIDEHFKRSLGLKDYAAVFNASSTTDKETGLSVDDHFAKALGETWTRLQATGRSKEST
- the LOC122416537 gene encoding transcription cofactor vestigial-like protein 4 isoform X1 is translated as MEVSSRRRCLWQPWLTIGFANIRSISKSREERPKSTSLHRKPSSAWRRERRRDPIQSEALDMSAARVHHHNRPSVIVPAAPQPGTTIEDTAVTPTPSATPSAAIGGQRTGIRSPGVVSDPAIDEHFKRSLGLKDYAAVFNASSTTDKETGLSVDDHFAKALGETWTRLQATGRSKEST